The Planctomycetaceae bacterium genome contains the following window.
GCGGAACTGTTCCCGGAAAGCCGTCGCGCGGAATTCACTCCGCCGCAACCAACGATCCCGCGATCCAACGGCCATCATCGCGACTGGATTGATGCGATCAAAGGCGGTCCGGCAGCCAGTTCCAACTTTGAATACGGAGCCCGTCTGACGGAAATTACGCTGCTGGGAGTCGCGTCGCTGCGAACCGGCAAACGGCTTGTCTGGGATTACGACAACATGACGGCAAAGGGTGTACCCGAAGCGGAAGTGGTGCTGAACGGCAGTTATCGTCCCGGATGGAAGCCCGCGTAGTGCTTCGCCCGCCAGGCATTGATGGATCGCCCGCGCTCGAGAATCGGCAGAAGCTTTTCGCCGATCGGTGCCCGCGCCGTCGGGCGGCCGGAAACGACACCTTGCGCTGACTGAAACTGAGCCACAGATTTCGCAGATGGACACAGATTTTTTTGCCCTTCCGCGGAATGGGGGTATTGCTGAAGGATCGGTCGATGAAGGCTTGCTGATGTTCGCCGTCATTCCTGCGGAGACTTCGATCAGATCTGACGCTGCGATCCGACAAACTCGCGTTTCCGGTTGCTGATGCCCGGAGGGCAGCCACAACGTCAGCCGGAGCCGGCAGGCTTCCGGAAGCTGGTGTCTCCGCGTCCGCAGGCATGAAGGGCCGACACATGCACTGCGGATAATGCTGTATCGCCCCTCCGGGGCTTTTGCCAGGAATTCCGCACCTGACCGGTGGCTGACGCCACCGGCTGACGTTGTGTCGGCCCGCCGGGCCTGAAACGCTGTTCAAGCAACACCCCCATTTTCCGGATGAGTCGATTGTTTTGCCGTGTCAATCTGTGTGAATTTGCGAAATCTGTGGACAGACCTTCGCATGGCACGCAGCGCGCAGGCTGCTGCGGACGCGTTCCGTCGGACCATCAGCACCTGCTGCCTTGTCCATCGTGTTTCGATGTGTGCCACTGGCTTTGCCAGTGTGTTCAATGTTGCAGAGCACTGGCACGGCCAGTGGCACACGACCCATGTCGTCCCAATCGTGGCGACCAGCCGGTTACCGTGCTCTCTCGGGTGAGTCCGGTCCAGGCGATGACGGGAATCGCAGTTTCGCTGTGCAGCCGCGTTCAGAGCGCCTCTTCACCCATTTCTCCAGTTCGAATTCGCACGACGCGTTCGATGTTGGAGACAAAAATCTTTCCGTCACCGACCTGTCCGGTGCGAGCGGAAGTCACAATGGCTTCCAGAACCTTTTCCAGATCCTGATCCGCGACAATCACTTCCACTTTGACCTTGGGCATGAAATCCACGATGTATTCCGCGCCGCGGTAGGTTTCCTTGTGACCCTTCTGGCGTCCGAAACCGCGGACTTCGGTCACGGTCATGCCGTGGACACCGACTTCGGTCAGGGCTGACTTGACGTCTTCAAGTTTGAAGTGACGGACGATCGCTTCCACGCTCTTCATGGTTGGTTCTCCGGTTGGAATCTGTTCAACGGCGATGGTTGCCTGTGTCGAAATGCCCCGAGGACAAAGCCGCCGGCATGTGAGGTCATGTTCCTGATTTGCTGCGAAGTCTTGCACAGGCCGGGGCAACTGTCATGCGGCGACGAAAACCGAGACATCTCCGGTTGCCGGTCGACGCGATGGCCCGAACGACTGAACGGCTGCTTTACTGAAAAATGTAGCCTTCTTCACCGTGCTGACTCAGGTCGAGCCCGCGGATTTCGTCTTCCGTCGAAACACGCAGACCGATCACCGCGTCCACGATTTTCAGCAGCACAAATGATCCGATGACGGCGATGACCACCGCTGCGGCGATGCTGACAACCTGCGGCACCAGTTGACCGGGGCTGCCATCCAGCAGGCCGCCGCGGCCTCCCGTCACCGCGCTTGTGGCGAAGACGCCGGTCAGCAACGCTCCGAGTGCTCCGCCCGCGCCGTGAATACCGAACGCGTCGAGTGAATCATCGTAGCCGAACATGTTCTTCACCGTCGTACACATGACGAAGCAAAACGCGCCGGCTGCCAGACCGAGCACCAGACCGCCGACAGGAGTCACCGATCCGGCGGCCGGAGTTACGCAGACCAGTCCCGCGACGGCACCGGAACAGGCTCCGAGAATCCCCGCCTTGCCGTCCTTCATGCGTTCCAGCAGTGTCCAGCCAAGGATTCCAGCGGCCGCGGCAAAATGTGTCGCGACGAATGCGTTCACCGCCAGACCGTTGGATTTCAATGCGCTGCCGCCGTTGAAGCCAAACCAGCCGACCCACAACAGACCCGCTCCGATGCAGGTGTAGGTCAGGTTGTGCGGCGGCATGGGTTCCTTCATGAATCCGTGTCGTTTGCCAATCAGCAGAGCACAGACCAGGGCGGAAACTCCCGAACTGATATGCACCACGGTGCCTCCGGCAAAGTCGAGCGCCGGAAACGCGGCCGCTTCGTTCCATTCACACAGCCAGCCGGAGTCGGACCAGACCCAGTGGGCGATGGGACAGTACACGAAGGTTCCCCACAGCACAGAGAACGCGCACATGGCGGAAAACTTCATGCGTTCCGCGAACGCACCGCAGATCAGTGCCGGAGTAATGATGAAGAACATTCCCTGGAAGACCATGAAGATCATTTTGTCAGCCAGAGCATCGGGAGAACCGGCTTCCGCCGACGGAACGATGCCCCGCAGCAGCACGTGATCGAAGTTGCCGACGTACGGGTTGCTTCCGCCGAACGCCCAACTGTATCCGAAGACCGCCCAATAGACGGTCATCAGTCCCATCAGGAAGACGCACTGCATCATCACGCCGATGATGTTCTTCTTGCGAACCAGGCCGCCGTAGAACAATGCCAGTCCCGGACAGGTCATCATCAGCACAAAAGCCGACGACACCAGCATCCACGCGACGTTTCCGGTATCCGGAGCGGCCGATGCGTCGGCGCTGCCTTCCGAGGTCGCTGCGCCGGCGTCGGTTTCAGCGGATGTCGCGACATCGGGCAGGGACTCTGATGGATTGGCGGCATCCTGAGCCACCGCTGCCACTGTCCCCGACAAAAACGCAACCGCGCAGGCGGTCATAAAGAACCTGGTCAGAGTGTTCATCGTCAACTTCTCTCCCGCTCCGGACACATCCCCAGTAACGCGCGCACTGGCAGCGCAGACGGTTCTGACGGATCAAACTGAGAAACGTTTCTCGCCTGTTTCTCGCGCCGGTCGGGCGGGTTGGCCCGGGAATGGAAGTTGGATTCCGGCTGTCACTCCTGAACGCGGAATAACGAATCGACTGGCGATCTGCAACCTGACCGTGCGTCTTGCGAGTTTCGAAAGGTTCTCGCCGCGGGTTTTCTCGTGCCCGGTACGAATTCGGCCGCACGCCGTGGCAATCGCCGGGCGGACGGCAGCGGTTCCAGTCGTTCCCGACCAGACGGTTTCGAGCCCGCGGCATCCGAGTTACCATACCGGCCCTCCTGACGCTTCCCGCCTTTTTTCGGAACAGTCTGTGATGCGAATTCTGCCAGCTCTGGTCTTCACCGCCTGCCTGTTCGCCGCCATGCCGGAACCTGCCGGCGCTGACGAAAAAGCTCGCGGCACGGTCTTTGTCGACGCGAATTCAAACGGAATCCTGGACGCCGGAGAAACCGGTCTGGCGGGAGTAGCGGTTTCCAACGGCCGCGACGTCGTGAAGACCGATGCTGACGGGCACTATTCCATTTCCGTCACCGACGATTCGATTGTGTTCGTCATCAAGCCGCAGGGCTACCGCGCGCAGATGGACGAAAACCACCTTTCGCGGTTCTACTACATTCACAAGCCGAACGGTTCGCCGACGCATCTGAAATTCCCCGGAGTCGAACCGACGGGGCCGCTGCCTTCAAGCATCGATTTCGCGCTGACCCGGCAGGACGAACCGGCCGCGTTTGATGTCCTGTTCTTCGGCGATCCGCAGCCCCGTGATCAAAGGGAGATCGACTATATCGCTCACGATGTCGTCGAGGGCCTGATCGGCAGCGAAGCGGCATTCGGCGTGACTCTGGGTGACATTCTGTTTGACGACCTGAGCCTGTTCGACAGCTTCAACCGGACGATCGGACGGATCGGGATACCGTGGTACAACGTGATCGGCAACCACGACATCAACTTCGCCGCCGACCGCGATGAACTCAGCGACGAAACGTATGAACGAGTCTACGGGCCGGCGTACTACTCGTTCGACTATGGTCCCGTGCACTTTGTTGTCGTCGACGACGTCCACTGGATGTCCGACGGCGAAAAGATGTTCTACCGCTCCGGGCTGAGCGACGCGCAGCTTGATTTCATTCAGAACGATCTGGCGGTCGTGCCGCAGGATCGGCTGGTTGTCGCCATGATGCACATCCCGCTGGTGAAGTCGACTCCCTGGCTGGAACCGAAACGCGACCGTCTGTTCCGAATCCTGGAAAGCCGCGAACACTGTATCTCGCTGTCCGGCCATACTCACCACCACGAACACGTGATGATCGGCGGCGATGACGGCTGGCGGAAACCGAAGCCGCACCACCACATGATCAACGTTACGGTGTCCGGATCATGGTGGTCGGGCAAACCGGACGAACACGACATCCCGCACACGATGTGCGCCGACGGAACACCGAACGGTTACACGATCATGCACTTTGACGGGCTGAAGTACCTGCTGGAATACCGGGCCGCTCGCCGCGAATCGGACTACCAGATTCGAGTCATGGCGGATGAAGTCGTGCGCCGCGAAGACATCGGCACGAAGAAATTCCACGCCAATGTTTTCAACGCCATGCCTGGCGCTGACGTAACCTGGCGACTTGACGATCGTACCGATTGGAACGCGATGCAGAAAGTCGTGGAACCGGATCCTCTGTTCCTGAAACTCTGGACAGAAGAACAGCCGGACCCGGATTCTCTGGCGTGGCGAGCACTTCCCAAACCGATGCCATCGCCTCATCTTTGGCAGGCAGCGCTGCCGGAAGATCTGGAACCGGGCACGTTCACAATTCGCGTCAAAGCGGTCAATCCAAATGGTCAGACATTGCAGGGACAGCGGATTGTTCGGATTGAATAGTTCTTCGGTGCCGCATTCCCTGACAGCCGTTCACACCTGACCGGTGTCGTCGAACCGCCCGGCAAGACCGTCGACGGGACGACTCCCCACGTCCGCAGCACGATTCGCGCGCCGCAGGCAATGTTCTGCGGATTCACGATCGGCACGCCACTGCGAACAGCGAACGCAGCGCGGTCATCGGGGACGGCCGAACGGTGCGTTGCGTCGATCCGGCCGGAGCCTGCCGCGTTTTAGGACCGATCGCCAACATTCAGTGATGAAGTTCAAAATCACCGATGCTTGCGGAAGTTGCGGCTGCGAGAGTTCCAGTTACTTCGATCCTGCCGTTGGGCAATCTCATAGCGGCTGTGCGTGAGACCTGCCGTGGATGGAAGTGGACTCCGCTCCGGCGACGATACATTTCCTGCCGTTGCCGGACAGCGGCACATTCTGCGGTTCGCGTCCGGACGCCGTTTCGACATGCTCGACTTCACAGTCGCCTGACTTTCGGATAGCCCATGAATTCACCCGCTCCCGCATGTCTGAACCCGGCTTCGCCGTCGGAGATTCGCACGCTGGAACACGTGAGGGCATTTATCCACATCGCTCTTTGCCGCCGCGAAAACCTGCTCGAAAACCATTTTCCAATGACGGAACTGGTGCTGACGCAAAACGGTGTGCGATGCGGCATGCAGTTCGTTCTGCACGGCCCCCGCAGCGTTAAACTGGCGGCCGTCTGGGCGGAATCGAAGAACGAGATTCTGCTGTACGACGCCACCGGGAAGCGATTCAGTCGCATTCGACTGCCCAATCCGGTGAAATGAGCGCCGTCGCCACCCGTCAACGGCCTGTCGCCGCCGGGGCATCGGCGGTTTGGCGGATCATGCCCTGAATGCCGTGAATGTCTGAACGATCCGGAAAGCGCAAAAGCCGTCGCCGCCAGCTCCGGACGAGCCACCAGAAGAACTGGCTTGTCGGACGCTACTCCGTTCTGGAAACGCTTCGAGCAGGCCGCTGGCCGGTCGACGAACTGTTCGCTTCTGACGAACTGGATTCCGATTCCGCGAACGAAGTTCTGCAGTTGGCGGCGGACCGCGGCGTTTCCGTCGAAACCGTTTCGACGACCCGAATGTCGCAGCTTTGCCACACCGAACATCACCAGGGCCTGGCGGCTCGGATGGGCGAGTTTCCGTATTCCACGATGGCCGATCTGCTGCCGGAGTCGGGTTCCACCAGAACGGCGGCCGCCAGCGCAGCCGCCGGCGAACGATCGCCGCTGATTGTGATTTGCGACCGCATCCAGGACGCGTTCAACTTCGGAGCGATCCTGAGATGCTGCGATGCCATGCAGGTTGCGTCGGTCGTCATCGGAACGACGCAGCAGGTTTCCGTCACGCCGCAGGTGGCCAGGTCGTCCGCCGGTGCCGTGAACTATCAGCACATCATTCGCGTCGACGACATCGTTCCCGCAGCTCAGCAGATTCGCGACGCGGGTTTCAGACTTGTCGCAGCCACTGAAAAAGCGTCGGCGGCGGCGTGCGAAGCGGATTTGTCCGGTGACGTTGCATTGATCGTCGGCAGCGAAGCGTTTGGAGTTTCCCCGCCACTGCTGGAACTCTGTGACCTGCAGGTTGCAATCCCGATGCTGGGCCATGTCGCATCGCTGAACGCCGCCGTCGCCGCGGGAATCCTGCTGTACGAAATTCGAAGCCGGCAGATGCGAGGATAATCTGGCCGACGTTTTTCGGTGCGTCGGTCCGCAGTTTCCGACGGCCGCACCGCGCAGCTTCTGCGAAGATGCCGTACCCGGACTCGCTGCCAGGACGAACCGCAACGATCCTGGCCGAACACCGAGCCCTGTGCCCGCGACTTTGTCTTCAGCGAACCATGCACGCACGGCAGCGACTTCCGAATCGCGTTATCATCCGGCAAAATGGAAGTTCACAAAACGCCTTCGGCAATTTTCCAACCGAGTCACGGGAGCCAGCGATGACGCACAATTCGGGTTTCTTCCGGAAACTGTTTCAGGGCCGACCGCACATCGCACATGCGATCGCCGTCGCGGCGATGGCCGCACTTGGCGCGTCGTCTACACAAGCAATGGCCGACGAAAAGACCGTCGCCGAACGACCGACGATGACGGTCAAACACTGCAGCGACTTCAAAGTGAACGGCAAAGGTGATGCTGCCGCGTGGCAGACGACGGAGTGGGTCAGTCTCAACCGTCGGCCTCAGGCACAACACGACTACACGGCTCGCATCAAGATGCTGTATTCCGACACCGGTGTGTATGTCCTGTTTGACGGTACCGATACGAAGCTGACATCGACGATGCAGGAAGATTTTGCGGACCTGTGGAACGAAGACGTCTATGAATGCTTTTTCTGGACGGACGAAACTCACCCGGTGTACTTCGAGTATGAGATTTCGCCCTTGGGTTACGAACTGCCCATTCTGGTTCCGAATATGGACGGCACATTTCTGGGCTGGCGGCCGTGGCACTACGACGGCGTTCGCAGAATCCAGAAACACGTGTCAGCAACCGGAGGCAGCGTTGCGTCAATGTCGGAAGTTGAAGGCTGGCGGGCCGAAGTCTTCATTCCCAACGCGCTGCTGGCGCCCCTGAAGAATGTTCCGCCGAAACCGGGAACGAAGTGGCGAGCCAACTTCTACCGCATGGACTATGACGGCGGCGGGAAATCGCAGTGGGACTGGGCTCGCGTCGGTCCGAGCTTCCATGAATTCAAAAGCTTCGGCACGCTGGTCTTTGAGTGACGCCGTCCACCGCGCCGCGTACCACATCTTCGAAGAAGTTGTGCGGCGCAGCCATCGGAAAGCGTTGTGGGACGTTTTGCCGCCATCAGAATTGCGGTTCGAATTAGCCGTCCACGGATTTCACAGATTCACACAGATGGCAGCCTCGGGAGGGCGAAGCTCCTGCTGAGCCGCTGCCGCAACGGACGTCCTCTGGCACACGCGGCTCGGCAGGAGCCTCGCCCTCCCGGACGTTCGATCGCCGTCTGGGTACCACATCTTCGAAGAAGCTGCGCAGCAGCCGTCGGAAAGCGTTGTGGGACGTTTTGCTGCGATCAAACGTTGCGGTCCGAATTGGCCATCCACGGATTTCACAGATTCACACAGATGGTACCAATGGGAGGGGCGAGGCTCCTGCCGAGCCGCTGCCACGATGGGCGTCTTTCGGCACACACGGCTCGGCAGGAGCCTCGCCCTCCCGGACATGCCCTCCCCGGGTACCACATCTTCGAAGAAGCTGGCGGCGCAGCCGTCGAAAAGCGTTGGAGACGTGATGGCTCGATCCAGAATTGCGGTTCGAATTAGCCGTCCACGGATTTCACAGATTCATACAGATGGCAGCCTCGGGAGGGCGAAGCTCCTGCTGAGCCGCTGCCGCAACGGACGTCCTCTGAGCACACGCGGCTCAGCAGGAGCTTCGCCCTCCCGGACATGCGCCCTCTCCGGGTACCACATCTTCGCAGACGTTGTGGTACCGGCGGCGATGCCAATTGCGCCGTGCCGCCGCATCAGAACTGGTCCTCACATGCGGCGAAATACTCACGCCAGTCCTCGCCTGCGCGGGCGTTCACCCCGGCTTGGCAGGGAAAATGCCTGATCTTCCGCCGCTGAGTGGTTTTCCTCTACCATCCCGGTACGGCTTGAGTCTGCACCTATGCTCAACTGAATGACTTTTCCGGACAAAGGATTTTCCGATGGTGGCTGACTGGATGCGGACGTTGCGTGACGAATTGCTGCTTCTGAACCGTGGGGGATTTCAGCGAGCGTACGCGTTGACCGCCCGGCGGCGGAGATCGCGCACCGGAGGGCAGAGGCGGTCGGCGGAGCTGCTGGAATCGCGATTGCTGCTGGCGGGAGTCATCGGAGACGTCACTTCGGAATCGAAGATCAGCGACACGGCCGGCAATTTCACCGCGACGCTCGACAACAGCGATTTTCTCGGCAACGCCGTCGCGTCACTGGGCGATCTGGATGGCGACGGAATTCAGGATCTGATCGCCGGTGCCTATCTGGACGACGACGTCCCGAGCGGAAGCGGGGCGGCTTATGTTCTGTTCATGAACAACGACGGCAGCGTGAGGTCCGATCAGAAGATCAGCGGAACTCAGGGAGGTTTCACCGGCGTTCTGGAAAACGCGGATCGCTTCGGACGTTCGCTGACGAACATTGGAGACCTGGACTCTGACGGCGTCACGGACATTGCCGTGGGCGTTCCCGGCGACGATGACGGCGGCAGCAACCGGGGAGCCGTCTATATTCTGTTTCTGAATTCCGACGGTACGGTCAAATCGCATCAGAAGATCAGCACCACAACCGGCGGCTTCACGGGTGCCGTCGAGAACTTTGACGAATTCGGAAGTTCTCTGGCCTCGCCCGGCGACCTCGATGGCGACGGCGTCTTGGATCTGATTGTCGGAGCGCGGCTGGACGACGATGGCGGGCCGAATCGGGGAGCGGTCTACGTCCTGCTGCTGAACTCGGACGGTACGGTCAAGTCTCAGCAGAAGATCAGCGACACGTCAGGAGGACTGGCGGCGACACTCGGCGATTCCGACTTTTTCGGCAACGCGATGGCTGTTTCGGGCGACCTGGACGGTGACGGCGTCAACGACGTTGTTGTCGGCGCCTACAACAGCGACGACGGCGGCACCGATCGCGGGGCAGTCTACGTGCTGTTTCTGAATTCCAGCGGCACGGTCAAAGCGGAACAGAAGATCAGCAACACGTCCGGCGGTTTGTCAGCGACTCTTGACGACAGCGACCAGTTCGGCAGTTCCATCACCAACATGGGCGACATCAACGGCGACGGAATCGACGACCTGGTGATCGGAGCACGGCATGATGACGACGGCGGCACTGATCGCGGTGCCGCGTATGTTCTGTTCATGAATTCCACCGGAACAGTGAAGTCTCACAGAAAGATCAGCAACACCAGCGGCAACCTGACGGCGACTCTGGACAATTCGGATTTCTTCGGAACATCGGTGGCGAACGTTGGCGACATCGACGGTGACGGGCTGAATGATCTGGCCGTCGGTGCATACGGTGATGACGACGGCGGAGCCTCACGCGGGGCCGTCTACATCCTGCACCTGAATGCCATCCCGAATCCGGGAGTTATCGACGAGACCTACAGGATCAGCGACACAAGCGGCAGCCTGTCAGCCGCTCTGGACAACGGTGACCAGTTCGGCCGCGCTCTGACGAATATCGGCGACCTGGACGGCGACGGAGTTCCCGATCTGGTTGTGAGTGCCATCGGTGACTCCGACGGAGGCAGCGGTCGCGGCGCCGCGTATGTTCTGTTCATGAACGCGGACGGTACGGTCAAGTCCGAACAGAAGATCAGCGACACCGCCGGAGGCTTCACGGGAATTCTTGACGACGGTGACCAGTTCGGAAGTTCACTGACCGCCATTGGCGATCTGGACGGCGACGGAGTCACGGAGCTGGTCGTCGGCGTGGCCAACGATGACGACGGCGGCACGAACCGCGGGGCGATTTACACGCTGTTCATGAATGCCGACGGCACCGTCAAGTCATTTCAGAAGGCCAGCGATACCGAAGGAAACTTCACGGCCGTCCTGGACGATTCGGACTTCTTCGGCAGTTCCGTGACTGGTCTGGGCGACCTGGACGGCGACGGAATCGAAGACGTGGCAGTGGGAGCCCGGCTGGACGACGACGGCGGCATCAATCGCGGAGCGGCGTATGTCCTGTTCATGAACGCCGACGGCACCGTCAAAGCTCACCAGAAGATTAGCGACACAGCGGGCGGATTCACTGGCGGGTTGAACAACGGTGATTCCTTCGGAAACTCGATGGCAAATATCGGCGACCTCGACGGCGACGGAATCACCGATCTGGCGGTCGGCGCCTATACCGACGACGACGGAGGAATGGATCGCGGAGCAATGTACGTGCTGTTCATGAATGCCGACGGCACGGTCAAAGGCCAGCAGAAGATCAGCAGTACATCCGGCAACTTCACGGCAGCACTTGATGACGGTGATGAATTCGGCAGCGCCATCACCAGCCCCGGCGATCTTGACGGCGACGGAATCCCGGACCTGACGGTGGCCGCTCGCGCGGACGACGATGGCGGGCCGAATCGCGGAGCTGTCTATGTCCTGCTGATGAACGCTGACGGCACCGTCAAAGCGCACCAGAAGATCAGCGACACGCAGGGAAATCTCGGCGGAACGCTCGCCGACGGAGATCTCTTTGGCGCGGCACTGACCAGTCTGGGTGATCTGAACGGCGACGGAATCTCCGAACTGGCTGTTGGAATGCCCAACGGCGATGACGGAGGAACCGACCGCGGTGCTCTGTTCATCCTGACGCTGGAAGGCGTCGCTCCGCTGCGAATCACCGACGTCAAAGTTTCCTCATCGCTGTGGGCGGCCGACTTTAAGGACGCTCTCGACGGGCAGGTCATCGGTTCCGGGAAAGGTGTTGGCTATTCCATTCCGACCGGTTCGGCGAGCCAGACAAAGTCCCTTCCCTGGTCCCGAATCGATCAACTGATTGTGACGCTGGCTGATGAGATCGATGAATCGACAGTCACGGCCAACACCAATGTCCTGCTGCACAGCACTTTGGCCGGTCCCGCGATCAGCTCCGTCGTTGTTGACGGCAAGCAGTTGCAGATCAACCTCAGTGCAGCACTGAAGGTGAACGCGTTTCGACTGGAGATCCAGGACACCGTCACCAGCGTGGCGGGACTGCCGCTGGATGGTGATTTCACGAACAATTCGACGTCGCTCAGTTCCGGAGGGCCGGCTCCTGTCGGCAGTCCGCTGAACGATTTCAACTTCCACATTTCCACGAATCCCGGTGATTCGAATCAGGACGGCATCGTCAACATCAGCGACGCCGTTCGTGTGTTCCAGAATTTTCTCGCGCTGCCGGGCGGCGCGGGTTACTCCGTGTTTACGGACATGACCGGCGACGGGATCATCAACATTTCTGACGCGGTTCTGGTGTTCCAGAACTTCCTGTCCCTGCCACCGACGACGTTCCCGGCACTGCTTCTCGGGAGTGGGCCAGGCGGCGGATTCCAGCTACCGGCGACGACCGCTCCGCCCGCAACCGCTCCCGCAACCGCGCCGACTTCGGCTCCTTCGGGCATGGAGCAACCCGGCGGTTCGCTGCTGACCGCCGGTGCTCCCGCAGCGACCGGCGTGCCCGCAGCGGCAACCGGTCAGGACGCTTCGCCCAACCAGCAACAGACGTGGACGGACAACGAATTGTCCGTTCTGGATGAGATCCTTCCCGATGTCTTGAGTTAACGAAGACTGTTCCGCACCTTCCGTCGCGCCGGGTACCGCCTCTTTGCAGGATTCCTGCAGCCCAGCCGCCGGAACCTGCAAAGCACACGGGCGCGATCATCGGGCGGGCAAGGCTCCTGCCGAGCCGCTGCCGCCACCGGACGTCATTTTGCGCACGCGGCTCGGCCGGAGCCTCTCCCTCCCGGCCGCTGCCGCAAGGGGCGTCCTACTGGCACATGCCGGTCAGCGACCGCCGGCCTCGCGCAGCAGAGCGGTGGCGATGTTGCTGTGCCGCGCTTCCTGTTCGGTATCACCCGTCAGCCGGTAAAGCGCAGAAAGTGCCACATGACCTGCGTGATTCTTCGGGTTGATGTCGACCGACTTTTGCAGGGCCTCGATGGCCTCATCGGTGCGATCCAGGTTTTGAGCGGTGACGCCTCGGAAGAACCAATATCGGGCGTCACGGCGGGCTTCGGTCAGTTCGCGAAAGCCGTCGTAGGCGGCGGCGAACTTCTGCTGATTGAACTGCAGTTCCGAAAGCTGAGCGAGCGCGGATAGCCGGGCGTCGGACGGGGAAGCGTCCATCGCGATGGCTCGCGTCGCCCAGACTTCGACCATGTCGTTCCACCCGATGTCGTGAGCAATCGTCGCCAGGCCCGCGGCGACTTCCGCATCTCCGGCTCCCATCCGCCAGGCGTCGTCCAGAGCTTCCTGAGCCGACCGCATCGCCTTTTCGTGGTTCAGATCAGGAAGCGTCAGATACAGATTCAGCCACGCAAGGCCCTCATTGCGGCGCTGGTCGGCTTCAGACAGCGACGTGTTGGGAAGGAACGCGATGAGCTGCGCCGGTGCGTCGGAAGAGTTGACTTCTCCGCCTTCCGCTGACGTGTGGATGCCGATTCGATGATGCGTGAACGCCACGTGCGGCACTTCCGTCGCGGCGGAGGGCATGTGGCATGCGACGCAGGAATCGCCGGCCGCATCTCGCGCTGCGTGATCTTCGCGGCAGGCATCTTCTGCGTGACATTCCAGACACGTCTTTCGGTATTTCGCTTCCGGGGGAAGTGCATCGGCGGCGGGATGCGGACTGTGGCAGGTGATGCATGTCAGCGTTTCCGACTGACGGTAACACTCGCTGAGATGCATCTGTTCGACGTGTCCGACAATCGTCATGTCTTCCGACTGCCGGATCTGGTAGTCGATTCGAAAATCCTGCAGCGGAAGTCCGGGTCGGAAGGAGTCGAACTGTCGACCGCGAATTTCCACCTGAGCCTTGCCCTGCAGATGACACTGCTGGCACACCGCTTCCGAAAGTTCGCGGGAAAGATGCCCGGGATTGACGATCGTCAGATCAGGTTCGGCATCACTGAGGGCAGCCGTCAGTGATTCGCGAGCTTCGACGTGACGTTCT
Protein-coding sequences here:
- a CDS encoding cytochrome c3 family protein; its protein translation is MKVIWTLALVLLLSAGGAAIWFLTRSETSVRSDREVSAVPESPVIEDVPALPLPQVSSSPWLNTAPDVKSVGTAKCVECHGDAHRSFLLTRHSQSMSAAGSEDLPDAVIDHPLSGYHYATTCVDGTLLQSETAVISGAQTETRDVKIDFVMGSGHFGKSFLTKLDGFLIQSPLTWYSPRKEWGLSPGFDMAGQSSFRRAVSARCLYCHAGHVESIGNNAFRMNVHEMSVTCERCHGPGERHVEARESLTAALSDAEPDLTIVNPGHLSRELSEAVCQQCHLQGKAQVEIRGRQFDSFRPGLPLQDFRIDYQIRQSEDMTIVGHVEQMHLSECYRQSETLTCITCHSPHPAADALPPEAKYRKTCLECHAEDACREDHAARDAAGDSCVACHMPSAATEVPHVAFTHHRIGIHTSAEGGEVNSSDAPAQLIAFLPNTSLSEADQRRNEGLAWLNLYLTLPDLNHEKAMRSAQEALDDAWRMGAGDAEVAAGLATIAHDIGWNDMVEVWATRAIAMDASPSDARLSALAQLSELQFNQQKFAAAYDGFRELTEARRDARYWFFRGVTAQNLDRTDEAIEALQKSVDINPKNHAGHVALSALYRLTGDTEQEARHSNIATALLREAGGR
- a CDS encoding FG-GAP-like repeat-containing protein, with translation MVADWMRTLRDELLLLNRGGFQRAYALTARRRRSRTGGQRRSAELLESRLLLAGVIGDVTSESKISDTAGNFTATLDNSDFLGNAVASLGDLDGDGIQDLIAGAYLDDDVPSGSGAAYVLFMNNDGSVRSDQKISGTQGGFTGVLENADRFGRSLTNIGDLDSDGVTDIAVGVPGDDDGGSNRGAVYILFLNSDGTVKSHQKISTTTGGFTGAVENFDEFGSSLASPGDLDGDGVLDLIVGARLDDDGGPNRGAVYVLLLNSDGTVKSQQKISDTSGGLAATLGDSDFFGNAMAVSGDLDGDGVNDVVVGAYNSDDGGTDRGAVYVLFLNSSGTVKAEQKISNTSGGLSATLDDSDQFGSSITNMGDINGDGIDDLVIGARHDDDGGTDRGAAYVLFMNSTGTVKSHRKISNTSGNLTATLDNSDFFGTSVANVGDIDGDGLNDLAVGAYGDDDGGASRGAVYILHLNAIPNPGVIDETYRISDTSGSLSAALDNGDQFGRALTNIGDLDGDGVPDLVVSAIGDSDGGSGRGAAYVLFMNADGTVKSEQKISDTAGGFTGILDDGDQFGSSLTAIGDLDGDGVTELVVGVANDDDGGTNRGAIYTLFMNADGTVKSFQKASDTEGNFTAVLDDSDFFGSSVTGLGDLDGDGIEDVAVGARLDDDGGINRGAAYVLFMNADGTVKAHQKISDTAGGFTGGLNNGDSFGNSMANIGDLDGDGITDLAVGAYTDDDGGMDRGAMYVLFMNADGTVKGQQKISSTSGNFTAALDDGDEFGSAITSPGDLDGDGIPDLTVAARADDDGGPNRGAVYVLLMNADGTVKAHQKISDTQGNLGGTLADGDLFGAALTSLGDLNGDGISELAVGMPNGDDGGTDRGALFILTLEGVAPLRITDVKVSSSLWAADFKDALDGQVIGSGKGVGYSIPTGSASQTKSLPWSRIDQLIVTLADEIDESTVTANTNVLLHSTLAGPAISSVVVDGKQLQINLSAALKVNAFRLEIQDTVTSVAGLPLDGDFTNNSTSLSSGGPAPVGSPLNDFNFHISTNPGDSNQDGIVNISDAVRVFQNFLALPGGAGYSVFTDMTGDGIINISDAVLVFQNFLSLPPTTFPALLLGSGPGGGFQLPATTAPPATAPATAPTSAPSGMEQPGGSLLTAGAPAATGVPAAATGQDASPNQQQTWTDNELSVLDEILPDVLS